The proteins below come from a single Vanacampus margaritifer isolate UIUO_Vmar chromosome 10, RoL_Vmar_1.0, whole genome shotgun sequence genomic window:
- the LOC144058679 gene encoding pyruvate dehydrogenase [acetyl-transferring]-phosphatase 1, mitochondrial-like isoform X2: protein MLRGGVDVGWRRLLRQTPPALAGRRHRPAGGRRSGKDATAQEVHAAHLNATDINNILKANEYGQVLARGPASHGALAFHSNMLASNQPGEDCRSSATCLWERGGVLFGVFDGHGGPACARAVSRRLFYYIAVATLPLAALAELERAVDEGRAVPPLLEWLKHPRDHRGPDGGRAAFRSLRNYWQERLDADDDDDIGRQDDSKLSCALEKAFRRLDYDLSVEAQVHASTPSHRGRSPAGESHGSSPLRVALSGSTACVAHVHDGVLHVANLGDSRAVLGVQEADGRWTAVGLTNDHNADNPDELRRVLAAHPPSERRTAVRHRRLLGLLLPFRAFGDVRFKWSPETLAQLYERRPDLREGARAPPPHYLTPPYLSAEPEVTHRRILPSDKFVVLASDGLWELMHRHTAVQRLAEHLKGLREQKRRIPSAGTTLADLRRLLLERKGRARSVPEDDNAATHLLRHALGDDGYGGVATSHLSKMLSLPPEVARRYRDDITITVIHLNEPHL, encoded by the exons ATGTTGCGAGGCGGTGTGGACGTGGGCTGGCGGCGCTTACTACGGCAGACTCCGCCGGCGCTTGCCGGGAGACGCCATCGCCCGGCAGGTGGCAGGAGGAGCGGCAAAGACGCTACGGCGCAGGAAGTCCACGCGGCGCACTTGAACGCAACAGACATCAACAACATCCTCAAG GCCAACGAGTATGGCCAGGTGCTGGCGCGAGGCCCCGCCTCCCACGGCGCGCTGGCCTTCCACAGCAACATGCTGGCGTCCAACCAGCCGGGCGAGGACTGCCGCAGCAGCGCCACCTGCCTGTGGGAGCGCGGCGGCGTCCTGTTCGGCGTCTTCGACGGTCACGGCGGTCCGGCGTGCGCGCGTGCCGTCAGCCGCCGTCTCTTTTACTACATCGCCGTGGCCACGCTGCCCCTGGCCGCGCTGGCCGAGTTGGAGCGGGCCGTGGACGAGGGTCGCGCCGTGCCCCCCCTGCTGGAGTGGCTCAAACACCCCCGGGACCACCGCGGGCCCGACGGCGGGCGCGCCGCCTTCCGAAGTCTGCGCAACTACTGGCAGGAGAGGCTGGATGCGGACGACGATGACGACATCGGCCGGCAG GACGACAGCAAGCTGAGTTGTGCGCTGGAGAAGGCTTTCCGTCGCCTTGACTACGACCTGTCGGTGGAGGCTCAGGTGCACGCGTCGACGCCCTCTCACAG AGGCCGGTCTCCGGCCGGGGAGTCGCACGGGTCCTCGCCCCTGCGGGTGGCGCTGTCCGGCAGCACGGCGTGCGTGGCGCACGTGCACGACGGCGTCCTGCACGTGGCCAACCTCGGGGACAGCCGGGCCGTCCTGGGCGTCCAGGAAGCGGACGGCCGCTGGACGGCGGTGGGCCTGACCAACGACCACAACGCCGACAACCCGGACGAGCTGCGACGGGTCCTGGCAGCTCACCCGCCGTCCGAGCGCCGTACGGCGGTGCGCCACCGTCGCCTGCTGGGCCTGCTGCTGCCGTTCCGCGCCTTCGGGGACGTCCGCTTCAAGTGGAGTCCGGAGACGCTCGCTCAGCTGTACGAGAGGCGGCCCGACCTCCGCGAGGGGGCCCGCGCCCCCCCGCCACACTACTTGACCCCGCCTTACCTCAGCGCCGAGCCGGAGGTCACGCACCGCCGCATCTTGCCGTCCGACAAGTTTGTGGTTCTGGCCAGCGACGGTCTTTGGGAGCTGATGCACCGCCACACCGCCGTGCAGAGGCTGGCAGAACACCTCAAAG GCCTTCGGGAGCAAAAGCGTCGCATCCCCAGCGCGGGCACGACCCTGGCCGATCTACGTCGCCTCCTCCTGGAGAGGAAAGGTCGGGCGCGCTCGGTCCCGGAGGACGACAACGCGGCCACCCACCTTCTGCGGCACGCCCTGGGGGATGACGGCTACGGGGGCGTGGCCACATCGCACCTCTCCAAGATGCTCAGTCTGCCCCCGGAGGTGGCCAGGAGGTACCGCGACGACATCACCATCACCGTCATACACCTCAACGAACCCCACCTGTGA
- the LOC144058679 gene encoding pyruvate dehydrogenase [acetyl-transferring]-phosphatase 1, mitochondrial-like isoform X1, with translation MRICHSAAMLRGGVDVGWRRLLRQTPPALAGRRHRPAGGRRSGKDATAQEVHAAHLNATDINNILKANEYGQVLARGPASHGALAFHSNMLASNQPGEDCRSSATCLWERGGVLFGVFDGHGGPACARAVSRRLFYYIAVATLPLAALAELERAVDEGRAVPPLLEWLKHPRDHRGPDGGRAAFRSLRNYWQERLDADDDDDIGRQDDSKLSCALEKAFRRLDYDLSVEAQVHASTPSHRGRSPAGESHGSSPLRVALSGSTACVAHVHDGVLHVANLGDSRAVLGVQEADGRWTAVGLTNDHNADNPDELRRVLAAHPPSERRTAVRHRRLLGLLLPFRAFGDVRFKWSPETLAQLYERRPDLREGARAPPPHYLTPPYLSAEPEVTHRRILPSDKFVVLASDGLWELMHRHTAVQRLAEHLKGLREQKRRIPSAGTTLADLRRLLLERKGRARSVPEDDNAATHLLRHALGDDGYGGVATSHLSKMLSLPPEVARRYRDDITITVIHLNEPHL, from the exons ATGCGCATTTGTCACTCAGCGGCCATGTTGCGAGGCGGTGTGGACGTGGGCTGGCGGCGCTTACTACGGCAGACTCCGCCGGCGCTTGCCGGGAGACGCCATCGCCCGGCAGGTGGCAGGAGGAGCGGCAAAGACGCTACGGCGCAGGAAGTCCACGCGGCGCACTTGAACGCAACAGACATCAACAACATCCTCAAG GCCAACGAGTATGGCCAGGTGCTGGCGCGAGGCCCCGCCTCCCACGGCGCGCTGGCCTTCCACAGCAACATGCTGGCGTCCAACCAGCCGGGCGAGGACTGCCGCAGCAGCGCCACCTGCCTGTGGGAGCGCGGCGGCGTCCTGTTCGGCGTCTTCGACGGTCACGGCGGTCCGGCGTGCGCGCGTGCCGTCAGCCGCCGTCTCTTTTACTACATCGCCGTGGCCACGCTGCCCCTGGCCGCGCTGGCCGAGTTGGAGCGGGCCGTGGACGAGGGTCGCGCCGTGCCCCCCCTGCTGGAGTGGCTCAAACACCCCCGGGACCACCGCGGGCCCGACGGCGGGCGCGCCGCCTTCCGAAGTCTGCGCAACTACTGGCAGGAGAGGCTGGATGCGGACGACGATGACGACATCGGCCGGCAG GACGACAGCAAGCTGAGTTGTGCGCTGGAGAAGGCTTTCCGTCGCCTTGACTACGACCTGTCGGTGGAGGCTCAGGTGCACGCGTCGACGCCCTCTCACAG AGGCCGGTCTCCGGCCGGGGAGTCGCACGGGTCCTCGCCCCTGCGGGTGGCGCTGTCCGGCAGCACGGCGTGCGTGGCGCACGTGCACGACGGCGTCCTGCACGTGGCCAACCTCGGGGACAGCCGGGCCGTCCTGGGCGTCCAGGAAGCGGACGGCCGCTGGACGGCGGTGGGCCTGACCAACGACCACAACGCCGACAACCCGGACGAGCTGCGACGGGTCCTGGCAGCTCACCCGCCGTCCGAGCGCCGTACGGCGGTGCGCCACCGTCGCCTGCTGGGCCTGCTGCTGCCGTTCCGCGCCTTCGGGGACGTCCGCTTCAAGTGGAGTCCGGAGACGCTCGCTCAGCTGTACGAGAGGCGGCCCGACCTCCGCGAGGGGGCCCGCGCCCCCCCGCCACACTACTTGACCCCGCCTTACCTCAGCGCCGAGCCGGAGGTCACGCACCGCCGCATCTTGCCGTCCGACAAGTTTGTGGTTCTGGCCAGCGACGGTCTTTGGGAGCTGATGCACCGCCACACCGCCGTGCAGAGGCTGGCAGAACACCTCAAAG GCCTTCGGGAGCAAAAGCGTCGCATCCCCAGCGCGGGCACGACCCTGGCCGATCTACGTCGCCTCCTCCTGGAGAGGAAAGGTCGGGCGCGCTCGGTCCCGGAGGACGACAACGCGGCCACCCACCTTCTGCGGCACGCCCTGGGGGATGACGGCTACGGGGGCGTGGCCACATCGCACCTCTCCAAGATGCTCAGTCTGCCCCCGGAGGTGGCCAGGAGGTACCGCGACGACATCACCATCACCGTCATACACCTCAACGAACCCCACCTGTGA
- the cnbpb gene encoding CCHC-type zinc finger, nucleic acid binding protein b isoform X1, which translates to MSGVECFGCGRAGHWIKNCPDTARGHRGARGRPRPKDVFCYRCGERGHVTRDCQRAEDACYNCGRAGHISRECQEPKKERQPLCYNCGKTGHVVRECQHTHEQKCYSCGGVGHIQKCCHKVKCYRCGEIGHVAVHCKQASPLSCYNCGETGHGSKECTVDHEA; encoded by the exons ATGAGCGGCGTAGAGTGCTTCGGCTGCGGCCGAGCGGGACACTGGATCAAGAACTGTCCCGACACCGCTAGGGGACACCGGGGGGCCAGGGGACGACCCAGGCCGAAAG ACGTCTTCTGCTACCGCTGCGGGGAGCGAGGACATGTGACCCGAGACTGCCAGAGGGCCGAGGACG CGTGTTACAACTGCGGCCGCGCCGGTCACATCTCGCGCGAGTGCCAGGAGCCCAAGAAGGAGCGCCAGCCGCTGTGCTACAACTGCGGCAAGACGGGTCACGTGGTGCGAGAATGCCAGCACACGCACGAGCAGAAGTGCTACTCGTGCGGCGGCGTGGGACACATCCAGAAGTGCTGCCACAAGGTCAAATGCTACAG GTGCGGCGAGATCGGTCACGTGGCCGTGCACTGCAAGCAAGCGTCCCCGCTCAGCTGCTACAACTGCGGCGAGACCGGCCACGGGTCCAAGGAGTGCACCGTCGACCACGAGGCTTAG
- the cnbpb gene encoding CCHC-type zinc finger, nucleic acid binding protein b isoform X2 → MFVLNLRLEEKTMFKVTNAPLTCSLHGGRLTSTSYVFCYRCGERGHVTRDCQRAEDACYNCGRAGHISRECQEPKKERQPLCYNCGKTGHVVRECQHTHEQKCYSCGGVGHIQKCCHKVKCYRCGEIGHVAVHCKQASPLSCYNCGETGHGSKECTVDHEA, encoded by the exons ATGTTCGTCCTGAACTTGCGTCTGGAAGAAAAGACGATGTTCAAAGTCACCAACGCGCCGCTGACGTGTTCTCTCCATGGCGGTCGATTGACTTCAACTTCCT ACGTCTTCTGCTACCGCTGCGGGGAGCGAGGACATGTGACCCGAGACTGCCAGAGGGCCGAGGACG CGTGTTACAACTGCGGCCGCGCCGGTCACATCTCGCGCGAGTGCCAGGAGCCCAAGAAGGAGCGCCAGCCGCTGTGCTACAACTGCGGCAAGACGGGTCACGTGGTGCGAGAATGCCAGCACACGCACGAGCAGAAGTGCTACTCGTGCGGCGGCGTGGGACACATCCAGAAGTGCTGCCACAAGGTCAAATGCTACAG GTGCGGCGAGATCGGTCACGTGGCCGTGCACTGCAAGCAAGCGTCCCCGCTCAGCTGCTACAACTGCGGCGAGACCGGCCACGGGTCCAAGGAGTGCACCGTCGACCACGAGGCTTAG